A stretch of Babylonia areolata isolate BAREFJ2019XMU chromosome 23, ASM4173473v1, whole genome shotgun sequence DNA encodes these proteins:
- the LOC143297623 gene encoding uncharacterized protein LOC143297623, with protein MTAVRDSMGLLMAVLCAVTYAQNLALKKECKSDVTQCPGEEMAQFPVCGDCASFLKCAGRARSARFTCTSGLHYDVTLGVCQWSDLASTACKPATASSTTTTVPSTPSTTPPTTTTNTTPTTTTVLPTTSTATTTTPPTVTTTTTTTTTPTTTTTTTTPPTTITTTPPTTTKTTTAPTTTTTITTTTAKTSSAAAIPGCVTRCEGHPGSDLFYPSCTGCSYFFFCVNLPQSMGEVKCEGGWEWDDNEKRCVPPPSTTCSAGP; from the exons atgaCGGCAGTGCGGGATAGTATGGGGCTTCTGATGGCAGTCCTGTGTGCTGTTACGTACGCACAAAACc TGGCCCTGAAGAAAGAGTGTAAAAGCGACGTGACCCAGTGTCCCGGAGAGGAAATGGCGCAGTTTCCGGTGTGCGGCGACTGCGCATCGTTCCTGAAGTGTGCCGGCAGGGCCCGCAGCGCTCGGTTCACCTGCACCTCTGGCCTGCACTATGACGTCACGCTGGGCGTGTGTCAGTGGTCAGATCTGGCCAGCACGGCTTGCAA ACCAGCTACAGCCTCGTCCACCACAACCACGGTCCCGTCTACACCATCTACAACCccgccaacaaccaccaccaacaccacacctacAACAACCACAGTTTTGCCCACTACAAGTACAGCTACAACCACAACTCCACCTACAgtaactacaaccacaaccaccaccaccacgcctacaacaaccaccaccaccacaaccccgccCACTACAATAACCACAACTCCGCCCACTACAA CCAAAACCACAACTGCgcccacaacaactacaaccatcacaaccaccacagccaAGACCTCGTCGGCCGCTGCCATCCCGGGGTGCGTGACGAGGTGCGAGGGCCACCCGGGGTCTGACCTGTTCTACCCGTCCTGCACGGGGTgcagctacttcttcttctgcgtcaaCCTGCCGCAGAGCATGGGGGAGGTGAAGTGTGAGGGCGGGTGGGAGTGGGATGACAACGAGAAGCGCtgcgtccctcccccctccaccacctgctcTGCCGGGCCGTGA